One genomic segment of Brassica napus cultivar Da-Ae chromosome A3, Da-Ae, whole genome shotgun sequence includes these proteins:
- the LOC106438321 gene encoding LOW QUALITY PROTEIN: probable pre-mRNA-splicing factor ATP-dependent RNA helicase DEAH3 (The sequence of the model RefSeq protein was modified relative to this genomic sequence to represent the inferred CDS: deleted 1 base in 1 codon), translated as MGTERKRKVSLFDVMEDPSAKNNKSNVLGAASAAANINKWNGKPYSQRYYDILEKRRDLPVWLQKDEFLRTLQSSQTLILVGETGSGKTTQIPQFVLDAVDAENTNKHKKWLVGCTQPRRVAAMSVSRRVADEMDVAIGEEVGYSIRFEDCSGPRTMLKYLTDGMLLREAMADPLLERYKVIILDEAHERTLATDVLFGLLKEVLRNRPDLKLVVMSATLEAEKFQEYFSGAPLMKVPGRLHPVEIFYTQEPERDYLEAAIRTVVQIHMCEPPGDVLVFLTGEEEIEDACRKINKEVSNLGDQVGPVKVVPLYSTLPPAMQQKIFDPAPEPLTEGGPAGRKIVVSTNIAETSLTIDGIVYVIDPGFAKQKVYNPRIRVESLLVSPISKASAHQRSGRAGRTRPGKCFRLYTEKSFNNDLQPQTYPEILRSNLANTVLTLKKLGIDDLVHFDFMDPPAPETLMRALEVLNYLGALDDEGNLTRTGEIMSEFPLDPQMSKMLIVSPEFNCSNEILSVSAMLSVPNCFVRPREAQKAADEAKSKFGHIDGDHLTLLNVYHAYKQNNEDPNWCFENFVNNRAMKSADNVRQQLVRIMSRFNLKMCSTDFNSRDYYVNIRKAMLSGYFMQVAHLERTGHYLTVKDNQVVHLHPSNCLDHKPEWVIYNEYVLTTRNFIRTVTDIRGDWLVDVAPHYYDLSNFPNCEAKRVLEKLYKKRERERNESKNRK; from the exons ATGGGTACGGAGAGGAAGCGGAAGGTTAGTTTGTTCGACGTTATGGAAGATCCATCGGCGAAGAACAACAAATCCAACGTTCTCGGAGCTGCGTCGGCGGCGGCTAATATCAACAAATGGAACGGGAAGCCTTACTCGCAGAGGTACTACGATATTCTCGAGAAGAGGAGAGATCTTCCCGTTTGGCTGCAGAAAGATGAGTTTCTCCGCACGTTGCAATCTAGCCAGACGCTGATCCTCGTCGGTGAGACTGGGAGTGGTAAAACTACTCAG ATTCCACAGTTTGTTTTAGATGCGGTGGACGCTGAGAACACAAATAAGCATAAGAAATGGTTAGTTGGCTGCACGCAGCCTCGTAGAGTCGCTGCAATGTCTGTTTCTCGTCGTGTAGCTGATGAAATGGATGTTGCCATTGGAGAAGAAGTTGGTTACAGCATCCGTTTTGAGGACTGTAGTGGCCCTCGTACTATGCTcaa ATATTTGACTGATGGTATGCTGTTGAGAGAGGCAATGGCGGATCCGCTTCTAGAGAGATACAAAGTTATTATTCTCGACGAAGCTCACGAAAGAACTTTGGCTACTGATGTTCTCTTTGGTCTTCTCAAAGAGGTTTTGAGGAACAGGCCTGACCTTAAGCTAGTTGTGATGAGTGCAACCTTGGAAGCTGAAAAGTTTCAGGAGTATTTTAGCGGTGCTCCTCTTATGAAAGTCCCTGGTAGGCTTCATCCGGTTGAGATATTCTACACACAGGAGCCTGAGAGGGACTATCTTGAAGCTGCGATAAGGACCGTTGTTCAGATACATATGTGCGAGCCGCCTGGAGATGTTCTTGTTTTCTTAACTGGAGAGGAGGAGATTGAAGATGCCTGCCGTAAAATCAATAAAGAGGTCAGTAACCTTGGAGATCAAGTGGGGCCTGTTAAAGTTGTGCCTTTGTATTCCACTCTCCCACCTGCGATGCAGCAGAAGATTTTTGACCCTGCACCAGAGCCTTTAACAGAAGGTGGTCCTGCTGGTAGAAAGATCGTTGTCTCAACCAACATCGCTGAAACGTCTTTAACCATTGATGGGATTGTTTATGTTATTGACCCTGGTTTTGCCAAGCAGAAAGTCTATAACCCACGGATCCGTGTTGAGTCGTTGTTGGTGTCCCCAATATCAAAGGCAAGTGCTCACCAGAGGTCAGGTCGTGCTGGTAGAACTCGCCCTGGAAAATGTTTCAGGCTCTACACAGAGAAGAGTTTCAACAATGATCTGCAGCCGCAGACGTATCCTGAGATTTTGAGATCAAATCTTGCTAATACTGTCTTGACATTGAAAAAGTTGGGTATAGACGACTTGGTGCACTTTGATTTCATGGACCCTCCTGCTCCTGAGACATTGATGAGAGCATTAGAGGTTTTGAATTATCTGGGAGCGTTGGATGATGAAGGTAACTTGACAAGGACTGGCGAGATAATGAGTGAGTTTCCCTTGGATCCACAGATGTCAAAGATGCTCATTGTCAGCCCTGAGTTCAACTGTTCAAATGAGATTCTCTCAGTTTCTGCAATGTTATCAG TACCGAATTGCTTTGTTCGGCCTAGAGAGGCTCAAAAAGCAGCAGATGAAGCAAAATCTAAATTTGGACATATTGATGGAGATCACCTGACGCTTCTGAACGTGTACCACGCCTACAAGCAAAACA ATGAAGACCCAAACTGGTGTTTTGAGAACTTTGTGAACAATAGAGCAATGAAGTCTGCAGACAATGTGAGGCAGCAGCTAGTGAGAATAATGTCGAGGTTTAATCTCAAGATGTGTAGCACGGATTTCAACAGTCGTGACTACTACGTCAATATCAGAAAGGCCATGCTGTCTGGTTATTTCATGCAGGTGGCTCACCTAGAACGCACTGGCCATTACTTGACCGTCAAAGATAACCAA GTGGTTCACTTGCATCCATCCAATTGCCTGGATCACAAACCGGAGTGGGTGATTTATAATGAATATGTCTTGACTACTCGCAATTTCATTCGCACTGTTACAGATATCCGCGGTGACTG GTTAGTAGATGTTGCACCGCACTACTATGATCTTTCCAACTTCCCCAACTGTGAAGCA AAAAGAGTCCTTGAGAAGCTTTacaagaagagagagagggaaaggAACGAGAGCAAGAACCGAAAGTGA
- the LOC125607147 gene encoding B3 domain-containing protein REM9-like — METPREPHFFKPLLPGFQSGVAIPLDFYSKHIQGAEINKPWKLRSDALDQIWEVIREGRTLTKGWKEFTEAHDLRIGDIVIFKHEGDMVFHVTPFGLSCCEIQYTHPHIVKEEADADDAPTFSYDYCFLAEVTPTNQKDDKMVRKI, encoded by the coding sequence ATGGAAACTCCCCGAGAACCTCATTTCTTCAAGCCTCTTCTTCCTGGTTTTCAAAGTGGCGTCGCAATACCACTTGACTTCTACTCAAAACACATACAAGGGGCTGAGATCAATAAACCATGGAAGCTAAGATCGGACGCTTTAGATCAAATTTGGGAggtgatccgagaaggcaggaCACTCACCAAAGGTTGGAAAGAGTTCACTGAAGCACATGATCTTCGAATCGGTGACATTGTCATCTTCAAACACGAAGGAGACATGGTCTTTCATGTGACTCCTTTTGGTCTTAGCTGTTGTGAGATTCAGTATACACATCCTCACATCGTTAAGGAAGAAGCCGACGCGGATGATGCTCCTACTTTCTCATACGACTACTGCTTCTTGGCTGAGGTTACTCCTACAAATCAAAAGGACGACAAAATGGTTcgtaaaatttag
- the LOC106438318 gene encoding Boron transporter 1-like (The RefSeq protein has 7 substitutions compared to this genomic sequence): protein MEETFVPFEGIKNDLKGRLMCYKQDWTGGFKAGFRILAPTTYIFFASAIPVISFGEQLERSTDGVLTAVQTLASTAICGIIHSIIGGQPLLILGVAEPTVIMYTFMFNFAKARPELGRNLFLAWSGWVCVWTALMLFVMAICGACSIINRFTRVAGELFGLLIAMLFMQQAIKGLVDEFRIPDRENQKLKEFLPSWRFANGMFALVLSFGLLLTGLRSRKARSWRYGSGWLRSLIADYGVPLMVLVWTGVSYIPAGDVPKGIPRRLFSPNPWSPGAYGNWTVVKEMLDVPIVHIIGAFVPASMIAVLYYFDHSVASQLAQQKEFNLRKPSSYHYDLLLLGFLTLMCGLLGIPPSNGVIPQSPMHTKSLATLKYQLLRNRLVATARRSIKTNASLGQLYNNMQEAYHHMQTPLVYQQPQGLKELKESTIQSTTLTGNLNAPIDETLFDIEKEIDDLLPVEVKEQRVSNFLQSTMVGGCVAAMPILKMIPTSVLWGYFAFMAIESLPGNQFWERILLLFTAPSRRFKVLEDYHATFVETVPFKTIATFTIFQTIYLLVCFGLTWIPIAGVMFPLMIMFLIPVRQYILPRFFKGAHHQDLDAAEYEEAPALPFNLAAETEIGSTTSYPGDSEILDEVITRSRGEFRHTSSPKVTSSNSTPVNSRSLSQVFSPRVGELRLGQMSPRVVGNSPKPPSTGRSPLNQGSH, encoded by the exons ATGGAAGAGACTTTCGTGCCGTTTGAAGGAATCAAGAATGATCTCAAAGGCAGACTCACGTGCTATAAGCAAGACTGGACCGGAGGATTCAAGGCTGGATTCAG GATTCTGGCTCCCACCACTTACATATTCTTCGCCTCTGCGATTCCTGTCATCTCCTTCGGTGAACAGCTCGAACGAAACACTG ATGGAGTTCTCACGGCTGTTCAGACCTTAGCATCTACCGCCATTTGCGGCATCATTCACTCTATTATCGGAGGTCAGCCACTGCTTATTCTCGGTGTTGCTGAGCCAACTGTAATCATGTATACTTTCATGTTTAACTTTGCAAAGGCCAGACCTGAACTTGGACGTAACCTCTTCTTGGCTTGGTCTGGATg GGTTTGTGTTTGGACTGCTTTGATGCTGTTTGTGATGGCTATATGTGGAGCTTGTTCCATCATCAATAGGTTCACTCGTGTAGCTGGGGAGTTGTTTGGACTCCTTATTGCTATGCTCTTCATGCAACAAGCCATCAAA GGGCTAGTGGATGAGTTTCGCATTCCTGACCGGGAAAATCAGAAACTGAAGGAGTTCTTACCTTCCTGGAGGTTTGCTAATGGGATGTTCGCTCTTGTTCTCTCCTTTGGCCTTCTTCTTACTGGACTTAGAAGCAGAAAAGCCAGATCTTGGCGCTACGGATCTG GCTGGCTGAGAAGCTTAATAGCTGACTATGGTGTACCACTCATGGTGCTAGTGTGGACCGGTGTCTCCTACATTCCAGCAGGAGATGTTCCTAAAGGAATCCCCCGGCGACTTTTTAGCCCAAATCCTTGGTCCCCTGGTGCTTATGGAAATTGGACCGTAGTTAAG GAGATGCTTGATGTTCCAATTGTCCACATAATTGGAGCTTTCGTTCCAGCGTCAATGATTGCTGTGCTTTACTACTTTGATCATAGCGTAGCTTCACAGCTTGCGCAGCAGAAAGAATTCAATttgaggaaaccctcttcttacCACTACGACTTGCTTCTTCTCGGGTTTCTG ACATTAATGTGTGGTTTACTCGGAATCCCTCCATCAAATGGTGTCATTCCTCAATCTCCAATGCATACCAAGAGCTTAGCCACTCTTAAATATCAG TTGCTCCGTAACAGACTGGTTGCAACAGCACGAAGAAGCATCAAAACGAATGCGAGTTTGGGACAACTCTATAACAATATGCAAGAAGCTTATCACCACATGCAGACACCATTAGTCTACCAGCAGCCTCAA GGTTTAAAAGAACTGAAAGAATCAACAATTCAAGCAACTACATTAACCGGAAACCTCAATGCTCCGGTTGATGAAACTCTGTTCGATATAGAGAAAGAGATTGATGATTTGTTACCTGTTGAAGTCAAAGAACAGAGGGTAAGCAACTTCCTTCAATCTACAATGGTAGGAGGATGCGTTGCTGCTATGCCTATCCTTAAAATGATTCCAACATCAGTCCTTTGGGGTTATTTTGCCTTCATGGCCATCGAAAGCTTACCTGGAAACCAGTTTTGGGAAAGAATCTTGCTTCTCTTCACAGCACCAAGTCGTCGCTTCAA GGTTCTTGAAGATTACCACGCAACATTCGTTGAAACCGTTCCATTCAAGACAATTGCAACGTTCACTAttttccagacgatttatctcTTAGTCTGCTTTGGCCTCACATGGATTCCAATAGCAGGAGTtatgttccctttaatgatcaTGTTCTTGATTCCCGTACGACAGTACATACTCCCTAGATTCTTCAAAGGAGCTCATCTTCAAGACTTAGACGCAGCAGAGTATGAAGAAGCtccagctttacccttcaatcTCGCAGCG GAAACGGAGATTGGATCGACAACTTCGTATCCAGGAGACTCAGAGATTCTTGATGAGGTTATTACACGGAGCAGAGGAGAGTTTAGACACACGAGTAGTCCTAAGGTCACAAGTTCGAATTCCACTCCAGTCAATAGTAGGAGTTTGTCTCAAGTGTTTAGTCCACGAGTGGGTGAACTCAGGTTGGGTCAAATGAGTCCTCGAGTCGTTGGAAATAGTTCTAAGCCACCGAGTACTGGGAGGAGTCCTTTGAACCAGGGCTCTTATTGA
- the LOC125606881 gene encoding ADP-ribosylation factor 1-like produces the protein MGVSFGKLFSKLFAKKEMRILMVGLDAAGKTTILYKLKLGEIVTTIPTIGFNVETVEYKNISFTVWDVGGQDKIRPLWRHYFQNTQGLIFVVDSNDRDRVVEARDELHRMLNEDELRDAVLLVFANKQDLPNAMNAAEITDKLGLHSLRQRHWYIQSTCATSGEGLYEGLDWLSNNIANKA, from the exons ATGGGGGTGTCATTCGGGAAGCTGTTCAGCAAGCTGTTTGCGAAGAAAGAGATGAGAATTCTGATGGTGGGACTGGATGCAGCTGGTAAGACGACCATCCTCTACAAGCTCAAACTTGGTGAGATCGTCACCACTATCCCTACCATTG gtttcaaTGTTGAAACTGTGGAATACAAGAACATTAGCTTTACCGTCTGGGATGTCGGGGGTCAGGACAAG ATCCGTCCATTGTGGAGGCACTACTTCCAGAACACACAGGGACTTATCTTTGTTGTGGACAGCAACGATCGTGACCGTGTTGTTGAAGCGAGAGACGAGCTTCACAGGATGTTGAACGAG GATGAGTTGAGGGATGCAGTTCTGCTTGTCTTTGCTAACAAGCAAGATCTTCCCAACGCAATGAACGCTGCTGAGATTACTGACAAGCTTGGCCTTCACTCTCTCCGCCAACGACACTG GTACATTCAGAGCACATGTGCCACCTCTGGAGAAGGACTCTACGAGGGACTTGACTGGCTCTCCAACAACATCGCAAACAag GCATAG
- the LOC106438316 gene encoding short-chain dehydrogenase reductase 3a: MSGSRLDGKVVIITGGASGIGAEAARLFTEHGAKVVIVDLQEELGLSVALSIGKDMVTYYHCDVTNEMEVENAVKFTVGKYGKLDVLLSNAGIMDQPGSVLDMNLEQFDRIMSVNVRGAAAFIKHAARAMVEKGTRGSIICMTSCAAEIGGSGAHAYTASKHGLLGLVRSACGDLGKYGIRVNGVAPYAVATRMNSSDEETARTVEEYFAAAGILKGVVLKVGHVAQAALFLASDDSAYVSGHNLVVDGGYSVVKNVDLDFSKQ, encoded by the exons ATGTCGGGAAGCAG ACTAGATGGCAAGGTAGTAATCATAACAGGTGGAGCCAGTGGGATTGGAGCCGAAGCCGCTAGGCTCTTCACTGAGCACGGAGCTAAGGTGGTCATCGTCGACTTACAGGAAGAGCTTGGTCTAAGCGTTGCCCTTTCCATCGGGAAAGATATGGTTACTTACTACCACTGCGATGTTACAAACGAGATGGAAGTGGAGAACGCCGTTAAGTTCACCGTCGGAAAGTACGGAAAACTAGACGTTCTATTAAGTAACGCCGGCATCATGGACCAGCCGGGGAGCGTCCTCGACATGAATCTCGAACAGTTTGACCGAATAATGTCGGTAAACGTTCGTGGTGCGGCTGCGTTTATAAAACACGCTGCACGAGCCATGGTGGAGAAAGGCACGCGTGGGTCCATCATATGTATGACGAGTTGTGCCGCAGAGATCGGTGGTTCGGGAGCACATGCTTACACAGCATCCAAACATGGGCTTCTTGGGTTGGTTAGGTCGGCTTGCGGGGATTTAGGAAAATATGGGATTAGAGTTAACGGCGTCGCACCGTATGCGGTGGCGACGAGGATGAATAGCTCCGATGAGGAAACGGCGAGGACGGTGGAGGAATATTTTGCAGCCGCAGGGATTCTCAAAGGGGTGGTGCTTAAGGTTGGCCACGTTGCTCAGGCTGCTTTGTTCCTGGCTTCGGATGATTCGGCTTACGTTAGTGGCCATAACCTCGTCGTTGATGGTGGTTATAGTGTCGTTAAGAACGTAGATTTGGACTTTTCTAAACAATAA
- the LOC106441920 gene encoding pentatricopeptide repeat-containing protein At2g13600-like, with the protein MRMLESSATFLRGHFSRRIFTIPTATLNRLINDHLRDDSLVEARRIFNQNRTSLDISTWNMMISAYVQRGLMLEAHQVFDKMPVRDVVSWNTMFMGLKKTKDPESALRHFIEMRRSGLNPDELTIAAIIDAVSGPGSKVLVLQIHTLAIRLGLSLSVYTGSALLRGYTSFRDLRGLERVFKEILLKDVVSWNVLIMGYMKLGFVEDGERAFAEMPERNIVTWHTMLIGYINNMEMDKARDFFDKMSQRNVFSWTVMINGYVQCREFKVALLLFREMVESWSNSPSHYTFSSVLKACAASSSLLMGRQVHSMITKRGMACDVVLSTSLIDMYAKSGDITAASGVFKSMPVKNPASWNSMIGGFARHGLGGEALEEFEKMVQCGYKPDQVTFINLLSACAHAGLVEEGEKQFMLMGRFGITAEKEHYACMVDLLARAGHLDKAERLIKGMPFEPDFVIWGALLGACGLHSCLELGEVAAKGISRLRREHPAAYDVLCRVHGEKGDWTSVMELRRLMRKTKAKKQDASSWIE; encoded by the coding sequence ATGCGCATGTTAGAGTCAAGTGCAACTTTCCTACGCGGACATTTTTCGCGCCGGATATTCACGATACCAACGGCTACTCTCAACCGTTTGATCAACGATCACTTGCGGGACGACAGTTTGGTGGAAGCACGCAGGATTTTTAATCAGAACCGGACATCGCTAGACATTTCAACATGGAACATGATGATCTCGGCGTATGTTCAGCGTGGTCTGATGCTGGAAGCTCACCAGGTGTTCGATAAAATGCCTGTTAGAGACGTGGTGTCGTGGAACACCATGTTCATGGGTCTGAAGAAAACCAAAGATCCAGAGAGCGCTCTTAGGCATTTTATAGAGATGCGGAGATCCGGGTTGAATCCAGATGAGCTTACCATCGCTGCGATAATAGATGCAGTATCTGGACCTGGGTCTAAGGTTCTTGTTTTGCAGATTCACACTCTTGCTATTCGGTTAGGGCTTAGCTTAAGCGTTTATACTGGTTCTGCTTTGTTAAGAGGCTACACAAGTTTTAGGGATCTAAGAGGTTTAGAAAGAGTCTTTAAGGAGATTTTGCTCAAGGATGTGGTGTCTTGGAATGTGTTGATTATGGGTTACATGAAGCTAGGTTTTGTGGAGGATGGTGAGAGAGCATTCGCTGAAATGCCGGAGAGGAACATCGTAACTTGGCATACGATGTTGATTGGGTACATAAACAACATGGAGATGGATAAAGCTAGGGACTTTTTCGATAAGATGAGTCAAAGGAATGTTTTTTCTTGGACCGTGATGATCAATGGGTACGTGCAGTGCAGGGAGTTTAAAGTAGCCTTGTTGCTTTTCCGTGAAATGGTTGAATCTTGGAGCAACAGTCCAAGTCACTACACGTTTTCGAGTGTTTTAAAAGCGTGTGCAGCTTCTTCCTCGCTTCTTATGGGGAGACAAGTGCACTCAATGATCACAAAACGTGGAATGGCTTGTGACGTAGTCTTGTCGACTTCTCTCATAGATATGTATGCCAAGTCAGGTGATATTACCGCTGCTTCAGGCGTGTTTAAATCGATGCCAGTGAAGAATCCTGCTTCATGGAACTCAATGATTGGAGGGTTCGCAAGACATGGACTAGGGGGGGAAGCTTTGGAGGAATTCGAGAAGATGGTCCAATGCGGCTACAAGCCTGATCAGGTGACATTCATAAACTTGTTATCGGCTTGTGCTCACGCGGGGCTAGTGGAAGAAGGGGAAAAGCAGTTCATGTTGATGGGTAGGTTTGGGATAACTGCAGAAAAGGAGCACTATGCATGTATGGTGGATCTACTAGCAAGGGCTGGTCATTTAGATAAAGCAGAGAGGTTGATAAAAGGGATGCCTTTTGAGCCTGATTTTGTTATCTGGGGGGCATTGCTCGGGGCTTGCGGATTGCATTCATGTTTGGAGCTAGGTGAAGTTGCTGCTAAAGGAATCTCGAGGCTGAGAAGAGAGCATCCCGCAGCTTATGATGTTCTCTGTAGAGTTCATGGCGAGAAAGGAGATTGGACAAGTGTTATGGAGTTGAGGAGATTGATGAGGAAGACCAAAGCCAAGAAACAAGACGCTAGTAGCTGGATTGAATAG
- the LOC106400501 gene encoding B3 domain-containing protein REM2-like: protein MGCGALNQQCKEVKLVNKEGKSWTARFGFSESDGAYYISRGWRKFCRDNRCTNGDLFVFNVVGDGTTTPLLCVCPERKECTELLIKHFSRIDGSIASTSRN from the exons ATGGGGTGTGGTGCTTTGAACCAACAATGCAAAGAGGTCAAACTTGTCAACAAGGAGGGAAAGTCATGGACTGCGCGCTTCGGATTTAGCGAATCAGACGGCGCATATTACATCAGCAGAGGGTGGAGAAAGTTCTGTCGTGATAACAGATGCACCAACGGAGATTTGTTTGTGTTCAACGTGGTTGGAGACGGGACGACAACTCCATTACTGTGTGTATGTCCGGAAAGGAAGGAGTGTACTGAACTACTGATCAAGCACTTCAGCAGAATCGATG GTAGCATTGCTTCTACCTCACGAAATTAG
- the LOC106438318 gene encoding boron transporter 1-like isoform X1: MEETFVPFEGIKNDLKGRLTCYKQDWTGGFKAGFRILAPTTYIFFASAIPVISFGEQLERNTDGVLTAVQTLASTAICGIIHSIIGGQPLLILGVAEPTVIMYTFMFNFAKARPELGRNLFLAWSGWVCVWTALMLFVMAICGACSIINRFTRVAGELFGLLIAMLFMQQAIKGLVDEFRIPDRENQKLKEFLPSWRFANGMFALVLSFGLLLTGLRSRKARSWRYGSGWLRSLIADYGVPLMVLVWTGVSYIPAGDVPKGIPRRLFSPNPWSPGAYGNWTVVKEMLDVPIVHIIGAFVPASMIAVLYYFDHSVASQLAQQKEFNLRKPSSYHYDLLLLGFLTLMCGLLGIPPSNGVIPQSPMHTKSLATLKYQLLRNRLVATARRSIKTNASLGQLYNNMQEAYHHMQTPLVYQQPQGLKELKESTIQATTLTGNLNAPVDETLFDIEKEIDDLLPVEVKEQRVSNFLQSTMVGGCVAAMPILKMIPTSVLWGYFAFMAIESLPGNQFWERILLLFTAPSRRFKVLEDYHATFVETVPFKTIATFTIFQTIYLLVCFGLTWIPIAGVMFPLMIMFLIPVRQYILPRFFKGAHLQDLDAAEYEEAPALPFNLAAQETEIGSTTSYPGDSEILDEVITRSRGEFRHTSSPKVTSSNSTPVNSRSLSQVFSPRVGELRLGQMSPRVVGNSSKPPSTGRSPLNQGSY; this comes from the exons ATGGAAGAGACTTTCGTGCCGTTTGAAGGAATCAAGAATGATCTCAAAGGCAGACTCACGTGCTATAAGCAAGACTGGACCGGAGGATTCAAGGCTGGATTCAG GATTCTGGCTCCCACCACTTACATATTCTTCGCCTCTGCGATTCCTGTCATCTCCTTCGGTGAACAGCTCGAACGAAACACTG ATGGAGTTCTCACGGCTGTTCAGACCTTAGCATCTACCGCCATTTGCGGCATCATTCACTCTATTATCGGAGGTCAGCCACTGCTTATTCTCGGTGTTGCTGAGCCAACTGTAATCATGTATACTTTCATGTTTAACTTTGCAAAGGCCAGACCTGAACTTGGACGTAACCTCTTCTTGGCTTGGTCTGGATg GGTTTGTGTTTGGACTGCTTTGATGCTGTTTGTGATGGCTATATGTGGAGCTTGTTCCATCATCAATAGGTTCACTCGTGTAGCTGGGGAGTTGTTTGGACTCCTTATTGCTATGCTCTTCATGCAACAAGCCATCAAA GGGCTAGTGGATGAGTTTCGCATTCCTGACCGGGAAAATCAGAAACTGAAGGAGTTCTTACCTTCCTGGAGGTTTGCTAATGGGATGTTCGCTCTTGTTCTCTCCTTTGGCCTTCTTCTTACTGGACTTAGAAGCAGAAAAGCCAGATCTTGGCGCTACGGATCTG GCTGGCTGAGAAGCTTAATAGCTGACTATGGTGTACCACTCATGGTGCTAGTGTGGACCGGTGTCTCCTACATTCCAGCAGGAGATGTTCCTAAAGGAATCCCCCGGCGACTTTTTAGCCCAAATCCTTGGTCCCCTGGTGCTTATGGAAATTGGACCGTAGTTAAG GAGATGCTTGATGTTCCAATTGTCCACATAATTGGAGCTTTCGTTCCAGCGTCAATGATTGCTGTGCTTTACTACTTTGATCATAGCGTAGCTTCACAGCTTGCGCAGCAGAAAGAATTCAATttgaggaaaccctcttcttacCACTACGACTTGCTTCTTCTCGGGTTTCTG ACATTAATGTGTGGTTTACTCGGAATCCCTCCATCAAATGGTGTCATTCCTCAATCTCCAATGCATACCAAGAGCTTAGCCACTCTTAAATATCAG TTGCTCCGTAACAGACTGGTTGCAACAGCACGAAGAAGCATCAAAACGAATGCGAGTTTGGGACAACTCTATAACAATATGCAAGAAGCTTATCACCACATGCAGACACCATTAGTCTACCAGCAGCCTCAA GGTTTAAAAGAACTGAAAGAATCAACAATTCAAGCAACTACATTAACCGGAAACCTCAATGCTCCGGTTGATGAAACTCTGTTCGATATAGAGAAAGAGATTGATGATTTGTTACCTGTTGAAGTCAAAGAACAGAGGGTAAGCAACTTCCTTCAATCTACAATGGTAGGAGGATGCGTTGCTGCTATGCCTATCCTTAAAATGATTCCAACATCAGTCCTTTGGGGTTATTTTGCCTTCATGGCCATCGAAAGCTTACCTGGAAACCAGTTTTGGGAAAGAATCTTGCTTCTCTTCACAGCACCAAGTCGTCGCTTCAA GGTTCTTGAAGATTACCACGCAACATTCGTTGAAACCGTTCCATTCAAGACAATTGCAACGTTCACTAttttccagacgatttatctcTTAGTCTGCTTTGGCCTCACATGGATTCCAATAGCAGGAGTtatgttccctttaatgatcaTGTTCTTGATTCCCGTACGACAGTACATACTCCCTAGATTCTTCAAAGGAGCTCATCTTCAAGACTTAGACGCAGCAGAGTATGAAGAAGCtccagctttacccttcaatcTCGCAGCG CAGGAAACGGAGATTGGATCGACAACTTCGTATCCAGGAGACTCAGAGATTCTTGATGAGGTTATTACACGGAGCAGAGGAGAGTTTAGACACACGAGTAGTCCTAAGGTCACAAGTTCGAATTCCACTCCAGTCAATAGTAGGAGTTTGTCTCAAGTGTTTAGTCCACGAGTGGGTGAACTCAGGTTGGGTCAAATGAGTCCTCGAGTCGTTGGAAATAGTTCTAAGCCACCGAGTACTGGGAGGAGTCCTTTGAACCAGGGCTCTTATTGA